The Fibrobacter sp. UWB5 genomic sequence TGCAAACTGGCTGAACAGAATTCCCGGATCGCTAATGCCCGAAAGCGGCTTCGAAAAGTCCATCTTCATGGGCTGGTTGGTGGTGGTATCCTGCATCAACTTCACATCAGCCATCAGGGGTTCCGGAGCAAGCTGCGCAAAAGGCGCAACTGCTGCAATGGCGGCAATACCTAAAATTTTAGAAACGAAATTCATAACCCTTAAAATACGAAAAAATAGGTCAAAAAGACAGGTTTGCTCAAAAAAAATGCGATTTTTTGCGAAAAATCACACTTTTGAATATTTCAAACTGGAATGATTACAGGTTATAAGTCGTGATAATCGAGTAGTGCGGCTCGGCCTTGCGCACCCCGTTCAGCGGAATGCTCACGTCCACCTTGTTGACGAGTCGGCTGATGGACTTGGTCTGTGCAAAACGCACGCCAAAACCAATCAGGTAAACCAGGTCCTTGCGGTTGATATCCCAAAGGTCCCAGGCGGTTTCGCCGACGCTTTCAAAGATGGCGAACACGGGCATGAGCGTTGCGATTTCGAAATTCGTGAAGTAGCGCTGTTCCAGGTTCGCGAATACGCGGGCTTGCCCGGCGTAGAATCCGGTGGGGAACCCGGCGAATCCGGTGGCGCCGCCTAAAGTAAGCTGCTTGCCGTAGCGGGCGTCTTCATAGAAGTCGACAAGGCCTGTGAGCGCTGTCGAGAATCTTTCGTTCGGGTGGAAAATGTATTCGCCCGAAAGTTTGCCGTAGTAGTCGTGCTGCTCGCCGTGATCCAAGTAGAAGTTCATCTCGGATTTGAGCGTGAGGTGGTGCATGGAGTATCCCAGCATCAGGTCGGCCCAGAAGTCAAGGCGAATGTCGTTGTCGGCGGCACCCAGCTGTTCGTAGTTCTTGGAAATCTGCGCCTTGAGCGAGTAACCCTTTTCGATGTCTTCGGTCCACTTGGCGTTGTGGAAATTCTTGATCTTTTCGTAGCGGATGTTCGAGAACGTCAGGTACATGCCGAGGCGGGAATCTTTTTGTTCGGGGAGCCATTCGTTGACGGCGGAGGCGGAATCGATGGCGTAGGTGGTGTCGCCGTCGGTGAATACGTAGCGGTAAAGCTTGCCTTCGGTTGCTGTGGTGTAGTGGTAGTCGTAGGTGGCGCCCACGTAGAGCTTGCGGTAGGTTCCGCCGAAGGAACGGCTGATTCTAAAGCTGAGCGAGTCGTCAATAAAGTCCTTGACTGTCATGAGCTTTACAACTTCGTTGCCGTTGTAAAGCGGGAACGAGTCAAGCATGGCTTTCTTGTGATTGTAGATAGGGCTGTCGCCAAATTTCTTTTGGGCGTCGTACACGGTGGCGCCTGGCGGGAGTTCTCCGCTACCATAAAAATAGGCGTTGCGCTTGTTCTTCAAGCCCTCGATGGTGTAGGCCCACTGGTTCTGGCTTCTGCTGAGGAAGGGAATGTACATCTTTCCGTAGGCAAGGTAGCCGTCGGTATTGTAGCTATAGAGAAAGTCTAAATGGTTGTAGCGGAACAAGAAGTGCGGGTCGCCGTATTCCACCTGCCACATGTCGCGGAACTCGTCGTGCCCGAAGTAGAATCCGAGCTTTTGCCCGAGGCCCAGGAAGTTGCTTTCTTGAACGCCGATACCCCAGTTCAAATTGTCGTAGGTCCACTGGTTGCCTGAAAAGCCAAATGTCGTGGGAACGGCGAGAGTCCAGTTGTCGCTGGTCTTGACCGTGGCGATATTTTTGCCGTCTTCGTTGGTAATCTTGATGCTTGCGTCCGAAAGAAAGTTCTGGCTGCGCAGGAACCGTTCGGCCTCTTGAATCTGGATGGGCGTGACGGTTTCGCCTTCATCGAAAAGGAGCAATTTCTTGACGGTCACTTCGCGGGTTTCGATGTGGATCCAATTCAATAAATCGTAGGCCCACTTGTCGTACTGGGTGTGGTACCTGGAATCGTCAAAGGCGTCGCCAATGTTGTATCGGATAGAATCAATCTTGAATGCGCCGGGAGAGTCCTGGGCAAAGGCTGCAAGAGGTACAAAAAAGAGAATAAACAAAATAATCGGCATTGCGAGGATAATATAGAAAAAAGTGTAGTTTCCCTCTGTTTGTGCAGGTTGGAACCTGCTGGAAATGTAAAAAGAAATAAATTTTCGAAAAATTGGTATTCAAACGCCTGAAAAAAGCGTGTTAAGTAATAGGGAGTGTGCCTCAACTTAACACAAAAGGAAACACATGTCTGACAATACCAATCATTCAAAAAAAAATTACATCGTCACAAATGAGCATGGCGAGGAATTCCTGCTGCCCAAATACGCGGCGACATTCCGCATCCTGATGGATGACAAGGACACGATCCGCGATGTGCTCAACAGCCTGCTCCAGCTGGACCATGACCATGAAATCATCGACCTCGAATACGAATTCGAAAAGCCCATCGACATCTTTATGCCCGAAAACGATCCCGCACGCCTCGACGTCTGGGTGCATACTAGGGACAATCGGTATCTCAATATTGAGATGCAGAACAAGGTACATTCGTTCTTTTTTGACCGCTTGCAACTCTACAATTCGTATCTCACGCTGCGCGGCAAGTATGAATTTAATCGTTCCGCATATTTCCTGGGCTTGTCGGAAGAGGAACGCCGGTATCGGTACTATGAACTTCCGGAAACGGTATCCATTTGGCTCTGTAACGATTCCGTTCTCAGGACGAAGGATATCTACAAGGATGTATGGTCCACTTACAGCGAACATGAGGTCAAGTCAGGGAATGCTCTTCCCATTTCGCGGAAAAATAGGTATATTATCGTCGATCTGCCTAATTTCGTGAAGCTGCGCAAG encodes the following:
- a CDS encoding PD-(D/E)XK nuclease family transposase, giving the protein MSDNTNHSKKNYIVTNEHGEEFLLPKYAATFRILMDDKDTIRDVLNSLLQLDHDHEIIDLEYEFEKPIDIFMPENDPARLDVWVHTRDNRYLNIEMQNKVHSFFFDRLQLYNSYLTLRGKYEFNRSAYFLGLSEEERRYRYYELPETVSIWLCNDSVLRTKDIYKDVWSTYSEHEVKSGNALPISRKNRYIIVDLPNFVKLRKGVKTREDFWLRLISRGPLQVPETVDPIFANALDRLRVSRMNPELLKALEANMFDHHEYEALEAEAFLKGQARGLASGMEKGLAQGMEKGMAQGMEKGMEKGAQQEREKNDALTTKRADYLRSQNVPDSVIAAMLALK